ATTTTTACATTTTTAGATTCTCAATCAAAAATTGATATTCAAGAATTGGATAAATGTTTAGAGGCAAATGAAGGTGATAATGTAGAGTCTAAAAATTTTAATTTGTTGCACTTGGACAGAAACAGCAAAGACTTGACTAATTCTTCATTTGAAAAATCGGCATTTGTTGGGAAATCCTTTTTCAATGGAGATAAAAATAGATCTAATATTCAAGATGATACTGCTAGAAGCAAGGTTAATATTGCTAGTATTAAGGTGGATTCTAAAAAGCTTGATCATTTGGTAAATCTTGTTGGAGAACTTGTTACAATACAATCAAAACTTTCAAAAGAAGCTGAAAATAGGAATAGTAATATTTTAAATTCAATATCAGCAGAATTTTCTTTGCTTATTAATGAGCTTAGGGATTATACAACAGGGCTTAGAACAGTTCCTATTGAGATTTTGTTTGTAAAATTTCAAAGGATAGTAAAAGATCTATCTACTAGCCTTGGTAAGTCAATTCTTTATCATGCTTCTGGAGGCGACACTGTTCTTGACAAAAGTATTATTGAAAAGCTAAATGAACCTTTAGTTCATTTAATTCGCAACTCAATAGATCATGGAATTGAATCGGCTCAAGAGAGAGAAAGTTTAGGTAAAGATCCCAAAGGTATTATTAAGCTTTCAGCGTGTCAATCTGGGGATTCTGTTATTGTTATTATTGAGGATGACGGAAGAGGGCTTGATAAGAATAAAATACTTAAAAAAGCTATAGAGCGCAATATAATTTCTGATTCAGTTGCCAAAACCTTATCAGAGATTGATGTTTATAATTTGATTTTTGAGCCTGGATTTTCAACTGCAAGTTCTGTTACTGATATATCAGGTCGTGGAGTTGGCATGGATGTTGTCAAAAAACAGGTTGAATCTTTAAGGGGGCATGTTGTACTTGAAAGTGAATTTGGTAAATATACTAGAATCAAGTTAATTTTTCCATTGACTTTGGCTATTATTGAGGGTTGGCTTGTTAGAGTAAAAGATGAGCATTTTATTGTTCCTCTTTCTAATGTTGAATCTTGTTTAGAATCTAATAAGTTAATTTCTCAAATAGATGGAATTGAGACTAAAAGCAATGTAATGAATTATAGGGGCAGCATGATTAGTTATATTAGGCTTAGAGAGTTTTTTCAGGTTTCTAGCGAGAAGAGTTTAAGTGAGCAAGTTGTTGTTGTAAATACAAATAGTGGGAAAATGGGCATTGTGGTTGACGAAGTTTTGGGTCAACATCAAACTGTCATAAAGGCTTTGGGTAAAATTTATTCTCGAGTAGAAGGGGTTTCTGGAGCTACTATACTTGGTGATGGAAGTTTGGCTTTGGTTGTTGACATAGATGCAATAACTAAACTTATAAAATAAAGAAAATAGAAAATAGAAAATGCAGCTTTTTGGTTTTAAAGGTTAAAAATATTAAAATATAATAATGAAGATATTAGTAATTGATATTCAAGGTCTTATAAAGCAGGTTTTTGTTAGAGCTTTTTCTAAAGATAATGATGTTGAGATATTAAATGCTGGTTTTAATTCTTTAAATCTTATTAATGTATTTTTACAAAAGTTTCCAGATTTAGTTATTATTGATGAGAATACAGCAAGATCTAATTTTGGGAATTCTTTAAACAATGTCCTTAATAATATATCTCTTCCGGTTGTATTTATTGCTCAAAATGAAATGTTACCAAATTTTGGATGTCTTGAGCAAAGCAAGGAAAAGGTTAAATTAATAATAAATAAGCTTAATTTTAAGCTTACAGTTGATTTATTTCGCAGTAAGTATTTAGCTTTAATAAAGCTGGAGTTGAAAAATCTAGGCAAAAATAAATTAATATCTTCTTTTGAAGTTAAAAGGATTCAAGCACCCGATTTTTCTAGTAATTCTAAAGTAGAGCTGAGGGAAAATAATTTAAATGATTCAAGTATAAGAAAAAGTTATAGAGTTTCTGATGTTATTAATTTTGCTCCCAAAAATGATCCGGATGTTATTATTAAATATCAAGGCCTTATCAATAAGCACAAAACTGGTAAAATTATTGTTGTAGGCTCTTCAACGGGCGGTACAGAGGCTTTAAGAATTTTTTTAAGGTCTTTTAAAAAAGATTCTCCCCCAATTATTATTGTTCAGCATATGCCTGGAGGATTTACAAAATCTTTTGCAAAAAACCTAAACAATGAGTTTAATATTGATATTAAAGAAGCTGAGGATGGAGACATTCTTCGTCCAGGTCTTGTAATAATTGCTAATGGAAGTTATCATTTGATTGTAAAATATAGTAGCGGAAATTATTTTGTAAACCTATTAGATGGACCTCTTGTTAGTAGACATAAGCCTTCTGTGAATGTACTTTTTAGGTCTGCTGCAATGTATGCAGGCTCTAATGCTATTGGAGTTATCCTTACAGGTATGGGAGATGATGGTGCTGTTTGTATGCTTGAAATGAAAAAAAATGGCGCTTATACTATTGCCCAAGATCAAGAAACCTCTGTTGTTTTTGGTATGCCAATGGAAGCTATAAAAATAGGGGCTGTAGACAAAATCCTTCCTTTAAGCGAAATAGCAGATCATGTTCTAAGGAGATCTTAAAATGGATAATGACAATAATGGTTTTGATGCCAACGATTGTTTGGCAACCTTATTTCACAAACTTGAAGCTTTTGATGAAAGCACAAGGCATATTTATTCAAATTTAAGCAAATCAATTCCTAAATTAATAGAAAAAATTTCTAAAGATTCTAAGGATTTATCTTTTAGTATTGATTTGATTTCCAATCTTGATCTTGATAATGATTCTTCTTTGAATAATTTTATAGCCAAAATTATAGGAGCATTAGATGATTTTGTTGCTTACTTTAATTCTTCAACAACTTCTCTTGAATCTCAATTTAGCATAATACGGAGTAAGGTTAAAGATATAGAAATACTTGAAGATGTTATTGAAAGAATGAAAAAAAGCTCTCTTGATATGGAAATAATGTCTATTAATACGTTAACAGTTGCTATGAGAGCGGGTAAGGCTGGTGGAGCCTTTTCTTATATTACGAGTGAAATTAAGGTTTTAACCCAATCTATGATCAAACAGGCAGATCAACTTACAAGCAAGGGTCGCGAGGTTAAAATTGGTCTGGATAGAGCTAAAAATCAAGTATATGAAAGCAATACAGCTGAAAATAAAATTCTTGAAGAATTTAGAGATAATTTAATGAAAAAAATAGATGCTTTTTCAGATGGAATAGGAAGTGTCATTGCTCTTTATGATGATATTTTAAAAGTTTTATCTGAATTTAAGTTTAAACTTGTAAATTCTATTTCTTATCTTCAGTTTCAAGACAGGCTAACTCAATCTTTGCAACATTTAAATATTATGTATTCTAATATTGATGTTTTTAAATTTAGAGATATAAGTGAGATCCAAAAATTAAAAATTTTATCAGTTTTTACGGATACATCAAAAGTTATAGTAAAAGATGTTCTTGAAAAGCTTGAAAAAAATTATACTGTTTTTGAGAAATTTATTGATTCCTCTCTTAGTTCTATTCAAACCATTAACGATTTAAGGTCTGATAATTCTTTATACATAGATATTCCTAAAATAATAGAACAATTTTCTAGTATTTTGTCTGATCTGCTTAGAAGAATTGATGATGTTGAGAAGAATAATTCTAATTTTTTGAATTTATATTATGAACAGGTCAAGCTTATAAAATCATTAGAATTAATGTTTTCAAATATTTCAGCTATTTCTGCTAGGTTTCAAAATATTAATATAGCCTCAAAGATAGAAGTTGTCAAAAGATCTGAACTTAAAGCCATGGAGGGCAATATTTCAGAAATGTCTAAGATTATCAAAGAAATTGATTCTAACATTACCAAGGGAATAGAATTTTTGGATCAAATAATCTTTTTTCTTGAAAAAGTTGTTAAGGATTATGACAATAGATTTTATCTTGAAAAGAATTATTTTAATAAATTTAAAAAATTATTCATAGAAATTAAAAATGATATTCTTGACATTAAGAATATAGCTATTGATAATATTTTGTCTTATGAAGTTTTTTCAATTGAATTTATGGAAATATTTGAAGAGATTAAATTAGAAGTCTACAATGTTAGAAATTTAAAAAATTCTCTTTTAGATATAGATAACTTTTTAAGCAATATGGAAAGCAAAATAAATTTCAATCTTAATTTAGAATTATCTAAGGTTGGAATTCAATCTGTTGAGATTGAAGATAAAGAATTTGTTAATAGAATTGCTAATCGATTTACTTTATTTGTTCATAAAAAACACTTATTATCTTTGATAGAGGAAGCCGAGGATGTTCATTCCTTTGATGAGGGTAGTGTAATTTTGTTTTAATTTTTATATACTTTTTAGGAGGGTTTTAGGAGAAAATTAGATGAAAAAAAGAATTTTGGTTATTGATGACAATAGGGCAATAAGGCAAAGCGTTGCTTATATTTTAGAACAAAACGGTTTTGGAGTCTCAGAAGCAAAAGATGGTTTAGAAGGGGTTTTAAGGTTTAAAGAAGCAGTTGGGCAAGGAGATAAAGATTTTGACCTTGTTATTACAGATATCAACATGCCTAATTTAGACGGCATTGGGGTTATTAAGCAGATAAGAGAATTTGGCAGCTTTGTTCCTATACTTGTTCTTACCACTGAATCTGAGCAATCTAAGGTTGATGAGGGTCGTAAAGCGGGCGCTACTGGTTGGCTTGTTAAACCTTTTAATCCTGAAGCTTTAATGAAGACAATCTCAAAGATATTTTAAGTTTATATTTGCAATTAATTTGTAGACTTTAAAGTTTTATTATAATTAAAATGATTTTCAATATGTTATTTTAGAATAAGGACAACCTATTGAAAGAGGTGCTTTATCCTTATTTTAATAGTATTAAATTTTATTAATCATAAGGTTTATATTAAATTTTTATTAGTATAAACAAGTAATTTATGAAAGAAAATTTTTCTTAAAAGAAGCAATTATTTTATTAGTAATGCTTGATAATTTTGAAGCTTCTAAAAAAGCAATCAAAATACCGGTAGTCGGAGTCGAACCGACATGAAGTTGCCCTCACCAGATTTTGAGTCTGGCGCGTCTACCAATTCCGCCATACCGGCATTAACTTTTATTTTACTATAATAGTGCCAAAAAAATCATTATTTTTGTTAAAAACTTTTTCTAAGTTTTCAATATTATTTCCATTTACTATGTAAAGGGTAAGTCCAAGTTTTGAAGAGAGTTTTGTTGCTATTGGGTCAAAAGGTAAATTTAAGCCTGGATTCCACTTTTGGCCCACAATGTTTTGTAATTGTTTCCAATTTAATTTTTTAAAAGCTGTTGCGTTTTTAAATTTTTTTGGGTCTTTATCATAAACTTGATTTACGTTTGTTATATTTATGATATCTTTTTTATTAAATTTTTCTGCAAATTTTACGGCAATGTAATCTGTTGAGAATCCTGATTTCCATCCGGAAGCAATTAATATTTTTCCTTTAAAAGAAAAATTTTTTAAGGGATTAGTGACAATTTTGTCTTTACAAAAGGGATTCATTACTTTACTCAGAAATTCTGCGTTTAGTCTTGTTGATATTATTCCAATCTCATCAAGTTCATGAACTTTAAAATCAGGATTGATTTTTTTATAAGCATCTTGGTATTCTCTTGCAACTCTTCCTCCACCAACTATTAAAATGATTTTTCTTTTTTCATTTTCTAGTAGCCATTTAAAAACAAAGTTTTTAAAGTTTTTAATGAATTCTATGTTGATTTGGTTTGAATTTATTACTCCTCCTCCAAGACTTATTATTTCAAGCATTCAAGCTCCTTATTTGGGTTGATGTTTTTTAAATTTTTTACTTTTAATAATATAGCAATTTCTGCTAAACTTTTCATTAAAATAAGTTTGAAACAATACAAACTTGTTAATTATATATTACAATTTAATTGTTATGCAAAAAATTAAAAGAATTTGTTGTGAAGTGTTTTAGCGTTGATTTTGCTTAGCAGTTTTTATTTTGGAGGATATTGTGCATAAGTATAAAGTTTCTGTTATTATTTGTTTTTTTAATTCGGCTGAAACTCTTGATGCAATGATAAAGGATGCTGTTAATCAAACATTAAAAGATAAAGAAATTATATTAATTGATGATGGTTCTTATGATGGTAGTTTAGAGATAGCAGAAAAATATGCCAATAAGTATAGCTTTATTAAGATTTTTAGTCAAAAAAATATGGGTCTTTCTGCTTCTAGAGACAAGGGACTTTCTGAGGCTCAAGGGGAATATGTTATTTATTGGGATGGTGATGATTCTGTAGAGAGCACCATGCTTGAAGTTCTATATAACAGAGCAAAAGCAGATAATTCTGATATTGTTTGTTCTCAATTTTATATTTATTTTCTTGCAATAAATGTAAAAAGAAAATCTCTACTTCCTTTTCCTAATTATCCATTAACAGGCAAGGAGGCGTTTAAAAATTTGCTTTTTACTGTTTATGCGACTTTTGGAAGGAAAAATTTTGTTGTTGGAACGTTATGGGATAAATTGATTAGACGGGAATTAATTTTAAAGAATAATATTCGTCAGCAAAATGTAGTATTTGAAGATATAGTTTTTGTTATGCAAATTTTTTTAAAAGCTTCTAAAGTTTCTTTTGTAAATAATTATTTTTATACTAATTTCCAAAGAATGGGAAGCATGAGTTCTTCTATTAGTGTTTTACATAAATCTAAATTATCTCTTAATACAATGGAAACTTTATTAAAAAGAGAAGGTATTTTTAACGAATGTCAAAATTTGTATAAAAAATTTTTCTTGCAATTTTATTATTTTATTTCTTTTAAGCAAATTTATATTATTAGTTGGAATATCTCTGATAAGCTTGTTTATAGGGCTTATAAAGAAAAGCTTATTTCTGTTCTTGATGAGATTAAAGGATTATCTGAATTTCAAGATTGTTATGAATATGCAAAAAGTTTTGGATTTAATGAAATTCAAATTTTACCTAGAATTATGCTAAAAATTTGGAATTTTAGCTCAAGACTTTATGTAAATTTTTCTATATTTATTTATAAGTTTTTCATAAAAAATTGAATTTATATTTTTGATTTAATTATTTTTTATGTTTTAACTTTTAATATATTAAGGAGTGTTTATGGCTATTGAGGCTGTTAATGTAAAATTTTCCTATAAGAGAAAAGAAGTCTATTCGGATTTAAATTTAAACATTGAGACCCCTCAAGCCTATTTGCTTCTTGGCAAAAATGGAGTTGGAAAAACAACTTTACTTAAACTTGTAAGTGGACTTTTGGAGCCCTTAAAAGGGAAAATTTTGTTTAACTCTTTAGCASCTTTTCCAAGAAATCCCTTGAATTTAGTGAATTTGTTTTTTATTCCTGAAGAATTTTCACTTCCCAGATTGTCTTTAGCCGAATACAGCAAGGCTTTATCTATATTTTATCCAAATTTCAATGAGGCAGATTTTAAAAAATATTTATCGGATTTTGATCTTGATATTTCTCTTGACTTATCTTCAGCTTCTTTTGGACAGAAGAAAAAAAGTATTATTGCATTCTCTCTAGCTGCAAATGTTTCTTGTTTATTGTTTGACGAGCCAACAAATAGTCTTGATATTGTTTCAAAAAATGTTTTTAGAAACATGCTTTCTAATTTAAAGGATAGAATCATTTTTATTACAGGCCACAATGTAAGAGATTTGGCAGGGGTTGTGGATTATTTAATCATTGTTGGGGAAAAGTCAATTCTTTTTTCCAATTCAGTATCTTATATTAATAAAAATTATAAGATTAAAATTATCAGCGAGCTGAATGGAAATGAATTATATTATGAAAAAAATAAGGATGGATTTAAGGCGCTTTATTTTGAGAGTAGCAATGGCGCTGAAGTTGTTGATATTGAGTTTTTCTTTTTATATGTTACTGAAAATAAAAAGAAGAGGTAATAAAAGATGTTTAGCTTAAAAAGATTTTTGAATTTATTTTATTTTGATTTTATTTACAATAAAAAATTCTATACTTTATTAATAATTCAAGTTTTAGGAATGATATTTATATCTTATTTGCTTGTTAGATTTTATTTTAATTTTTCAGCAACTGATTTTTTAAAATTTTTTGCTCCTAAAATTTTTATTTTAACCTTGATTATATCGATTTTTACCATGTGTGATTATTACAAAGTAATTCACGATCCGTTCAGAAATATTCTTTATTTATCTTTGCCTGTTTCAACTTTTGAGCATTATTTTTTCAATTTAATTAAATATTTATTTGCACTACCTTTAATTTTAATATTTATTTATTATTTAGGGGTTAATATTTTTTTATTCCTAGATAATGCATTCTTTTTAAGAGGCGAGGGTACTCCATTCTTAGAATTAAGATATTTTTATGATTTTTTATTTGTTCGTTATTTTAATTTTTTATCTATTTTTCCAATCTTTATGTTTTTTAGAATAACTTTTAAAACGCATCCTTTTGTTAAGGTTTTGATATTCTTTTTAGGGACCATTGTGTTATTGTTTTTTTCTACGTCTTTTCTTTATTTGGGTTTTAAATATGTGCCATGTTCTTCGGATTTAATTTTTTCTTTTGACAGATTTTTAGGCGACCTATTTTTTAAAATAGTTTATAGTTTGGGATTTTTTTTATATTTGGCTTCATATTTTAAGATAGTAGACTTTGGAAGTATTAGAAAAAAAAGCAATTTGTTTGCTATTCTTGGGTTTTTAGTTTTTTTGGCAATGTTTAATTATTACTATTTAACCAAAGGTTCATTATATTGTTTTGTTAATTATAATTAAAATAGTTTAAAAGATTTAAAACAATGGCTTAGAAATAGCTTTTTAGCTAAGCATTAATAATTTTTATTTTAATTTAATGTTTTTGTTTGTTTTAATGCAAGTATATTTTATTATGATTTGTGAATTCTTTTTAAGCATAAGCTTAATTGGATTGAAATTTAAAGTTTTAATTTTGGGGTATACATGAAAAAAAACTTAAAGATTTTAGTAATAACAGGAGGCGTGATCTCTGGAATTGGTAAAGGAGTTACATCGGCAAGTATTGCAAGGTTGTTTAGATATGATTTTAGAGTTACTCCAATTAAATGTGATGGGTATTTAAATACTGATCCTGGTACTATTAATCCTGTTGAGCACGGAGAAGTTTTTGTGCTTGATGATGGAGGAGAGGTTGATATGGACTTTGGTCATTACGAGAGGTTTTTAAATCTTAATGCCAAGTCTAGTTGGAACATTACAATGGGCAAAATATACAAAAAGATACTTGAAAATGAGCGAAAGGGTAAATATTTGGGAAGAACAGTTCAGCTTATTCCCCATGTTACTGATGAGATCAAATCTACAATTTTTCAGATTGCAAGTTCTGAGAATAGTGATATGTTGATAATTGAAATTGGTGGAACCGTAGGAGATATGGAAAATATTTTATTTATTGAGACAGTAAGACAAATAAGACAGGAGATTGGGAGTGGTAATATTTCTTTTATTCATTTAACATATGTGCCAAGTCCAGCTGGAATTAATGAGCAAAAATCTAAACCTACTCAACAAAGTGTTAAAACCTTAAATAAAGCAGGTATTTTCCCCGATTTAATTATTGCTAGAAGTTCACAAGTATTGACAGACCAAATCAGAAAAAAAGTGGCAATGTTTTGCAATGTTGAGAGCACTTCTATTATTGACAATGTTGATGTTTCTACTATTTATGAAATTCCTATATCTTTTTATAAGCAGGGTGTACATGAGATTTTAAGCTCTAAGTTAAATATTAAGGTTGATCCAAAAATAGAAGAGCTTTCAAAGCTTGTAGGAGTTATAAAATCTAATTTTTTTGTGCCTAAAAAAATTATTAATATTGCTATTTGTGGTAAATATGCTGAACTTGATGATTCTTATGCATCAATTAGAGAGTCTTTGGTTCATGTTGCAGCCCATTTGGATTTGCTTATTAAAAGCACTTTAATTGATTCTAATGATTTAAATGAGAGCTGTTTAAAAGAGTTTGACGGCATTATTGTTCCTGGCGGCTTTGGAGGCAAAGGATATGAAGGTAAAATTATGGCTATTAAATATGCTCGTGAGAATAATATTCCCTTTCTTGGAATTTGTCTTGGTTTGCAGCTTGCTGTAATAGAATTTGCTCGTAATGTTTGTGGAATACTTGATGCTGATACGGAGGAAAATTTAGCAAGAGACAAGCCCTTAAAAAGTCCTGTTATCCATTTACTTCCTGAGCAAAAGGGAATTAAAGATAAGGGCGCTACAATGAGGCTTGGTGGATATCCTGTGATTCTTAAAAAGAATACAATAGCTTTTAAACTTTATGGCCAAGATCGGATAATTGAAAGATTTAGACATAGGTATGAAGTCAATAATGATTATATAGATTTATTTGCAAAAAATGGGCTTATAGTATCTGGATTTTCAAGTGATTTTAAAATGGCAAAATTAATAGAAATTCCTGAAAATAAATTTTTCGTAGCTTGCCAGTTTCATCCAGAACTTATTACAAGAATAGAAAATCCAGCCAAGCTTTTTCTAGGATTAATTAAAGCTTGTATTTGAGTGTCTATTTGGTTTTTTAGTGAGTAGGCAGGTTTCCAAAATTAATGTTTGTAGTGTTCTCAAATTGCAATATTTTATAGCTTAAAAATAATTTAGAGAATATGGTTAGTAATATTATTGTTAAAAGGTCAAAAAAAGCATTAGCTATTGTTAAATTAAACGGTCTTTTTTCATAGATTATATCGTTTATTACTTTGGGTAAGCTAAAGGCAAGCCAAGTTATGCTAGATATTAGTATTGCAGATAATATATTATAATTTAAGTCTATTAAGCTTCCAAGAGAGTTGTTAGTAAGAGTTATTAGATTGTTGAATAAATTGATAAGAGCATTTATTAAAAAACTTTGTAATAAATGATTTAAAGCTAAAACAAAGATAACAATTATTTTATATTGTTTTTTTTCAGCATTTAATGTTTCGGTACTGGTAATTATTTTTTTTAATAATATTTTTCGGTATATTATTTCTAATAATATTTTAAATAAAGTCATGCTGACTATTAATATTAAATTAATATTTGAGAACATGAATTTGATTAACATAATTTTCCCTTTCATTTTCGGCAATGATTTAATTATAATTAGTATATAATAAAATATTTTGATTTCTTTAATAAAATTTGTATTTTATTATATTTATATAATAGCTTTAATTTTTGGCAATTTTTATCAGGAGGATTGAATGAAGGAAGAAGACATTAGAAAAACAATTTTAATGAAAAGGCTAGTTAAATATTTTTTTGATGAGCTTAAGTATAGAATGAAGATTCGTTGTCTTAGAATAAGCAATAAAGAGGTGAGCACTAAGTACATACTTCTCAATCTTTTTAGGAAAATTGCAAATCTTCCTTTTAATAAGCAATATGAAATAGAAGAGCAGTTTGCTCTTGAAGTTGGCGAGAGAGTTGTGCTTACAGATGCTGTTTTGATTAAAAGAATTGATCATGAACGATGTGTTATTGTTGGGATTGTTGAGGCAAAAACGGATCAAGTTGATCTTGATTATGAATTTAATAGATTTTTTCTTCAGGACAAAAAAATCAACGTTCTTTTTTGGCAACCCAAAAAAGTTATCCTCAAGCAAGATGATAAATTATTTACAGTAGAATCAGACGATATTTTTAATTTTGACAACGATTTTAACTTGCCAAAAGTTAAAGCTAAATTAGAAGAGTTTATTGATATTTTTTTATGTTTTTTTTCTTACAGAGATGTTCTTTTTGAGTATAATGAAGTTAGTGGGCGTTACTCTTGGGTAAAAAGAAAGTAAATTTAATTTAAAATTAGTTTTAAATTAAATTAAATTAAATTAAATGAGGAGAATGATTTGTATCTTTAGATGGTTTTATGGTTTAAGATGAAAGCTTAAATTTATTTCAAAGTAATTAATTTTTACCATTTAAATGTAAAAATATTTTTTGTTTATTGATGTATTTGATTTGATATTAAAAGTTGAAATAATGTGTCAAATTAAGTACTGGTGACCCTATTCAAAAAAAA
The window above is part of the Borreliella burgdorferi B31 genome. Proteins encoded here:
- the pyrG gene encoding glutamine hydrolyzing CTP synthase, producing the protein MKKNLKILVITGGVISGIGKGVTSASIARLFRYDFRVTPIKCDGYLNTDPGTINPVEHGEVFVLDDGGEVDMDFGHYERFLNLNAKSSWNITMGKIYKKILENERKGKYLGRTVQLIPHVTDEIKSTIFQIASSENSDMLIIEIGGTVGDMENILFIETVRQIRQEIGSGNISFIHLTYVPSPAGINEQKSKPTQQSVKTLNKAGIFPDLIIARSSQVLTDQIRKKVAMFCNVESTSIIDNVDVSTIYEIPISFYKQGVHEILSSKLNIKVDPKIEELSKLVGVIKSNFFVPKKIINIAICGKYAELDDSYASIRESLVHVAAHLDLLIKSTLIDSNDLNESCLKEFDGIIVPGGFGGKGYEGKIMAIKYARENNIPFLGICLGLQLAVIEFARNVCGILDADTEENLARDKPLKSPVIHLLPEQKGIKDKGATMRLGGYPVILKKNTIAFKLYGQDRIIERFRHRYEVNNDYIDLFAKNGLIVSGFSSDFKMAKLIEIPENKFFVACQFHPELITRIENPAKLFLGLIKACI
- a CDS encoding DUF1761 domain-containing protein, with product MLIKFMFSNINLILIVSMTLFKILLEIIYRKILLKKIITSTETLNAEKKQYKIIVIFVLALNHLLQSFLINALINLFNNLITLTNNSLGSLIDLNYNILSAILISSITWLAFSLPKVINDIIYEKRPFNLTIANAFFDLLTIILLTIFSKLFLSYKILQFENTTNINFGNLPTH
- a CDS encoding ABC transporter ATP-binding protein — its product is MAIEAVNVKFSYKRKEVYSDLNLNIETPQAYLLLGKNGVGKTTLLKLVSGLLEPLKGKILFNSLAXFPRNPLNLVNLFFIPEEFSLPRLSLAEYSKALSIFYPNFNEADFKKYLSDFDLDISLDLSSASFGQKKKSIIAFSLAANVSCLLFDEPTNSLDIVSKNVFRNMLSNLKDRIIFITGHNVRDLAGVVDYLIIVGEKSILFSNSVSYINKNYKIKIISELNGNELYYEKNKDGFKALYFESSNGAEVVDIEFFFLYVTENKKKR
- a CDS encoding chemotaxis protein CheA; the protein is MDSSDVIDKFKNSFKEESIENISDIEQALLNLEVSSDQDIVNSIFRNLHTIKGSSGMFGFNFTASLVHEIETVLDVVKNGKAAFNQAAIDATLMSVDFIRELIEGDEVISEIDFDKRKQFLVNEIRKVLDISNDVKGAFQEALENDFSKSDNSSVLEESVKVNSENKFDDEALQSEFKSYKILFSPAKGILFHGHKPINLLSKLINLGSGYVRAKVDNIPDLELISPDNVYVDWEIRLDTEESRESIEDIFTFLDSQSKIDIQELDKCLEANEGDNVESKNFNLLHLDRNSKDLTNSSFEKSAFVGKSFFNGDKNRSNIQDDTARSKVNIASIKVDSKKLDHLVNLVGELVTIQSKLSKEAENRNSNILNSISAEFSLLINELRDYTTGLRTVPIEILFVKFQRIVKDLSTSLGKSILYHASGGDTVLDKSIIEKLNEPLVHLIRNSIDHGIESAQERESLGKDPKGIIKLSACQSGDSVIVIIEDDGRGLDKNKILKKAIERNIISDSVAKTLSEIDVYNLIFEPGFSTASSVTDISGRGVGMDVVKKQVESLRGHVVLESEFGKYTRIKLIFPLTLAIIEGWLVRVKDEHFIVPLSNVESCLESNKLISQIDGIETKSNVMNYRGSMISYIRLREFFQVSSEKSLSEQVVVVNTNSGKMGIVVDEVLGQHQTVIKALGKIYSRVEGVSGATILGDGSLALVVDIDAITKLIK
- a CDS encoding response regulator; translated protein: MKKRILVIDDNRAIRQSVAYILEQNGFGVSEAKDGLEGVLRFKEAVGQGDKDFDLVITDINMPNLDGIGVIKQIREFGSFVPILVLTTESEQSKVDEGRKAGATGWLVKPFNPEALMKTISKIF
- a CDS encoding membrane protein, coding for MFSLKRFLNLFYFDFIYNKKFYTLLIIQVLGMIFISYLLVRFYFNFSATDFLKFFAPKIFILTLIISIFTMCDYYKVIHDPFRNILYLSLPVSTFEHYFFNLIKYLFALPLILIFIYYLGVNIFLFLDNAFFLRGEGTPFLELRYFYDFLFVRYFNFLSIFPIFMFFRITFKTHPFVKVLIFFLGTIVLLFFSTSFLYLGFKYVPCSSDLIFSFDRFLGDLFFKIVYSLGFFLYLASYFKIVDFGSIRKKSNLFAILGFLVFLAMFNYYYLTKGSLYCFVNYN
- a CDS encoding glycosyltransferase family 2 protein — encoded protein: MEDIVHKYKVSVIICFFNSAETLDAMIKDAVNQTLKDKEIILIDDGSYDGSLEIAEKYANKYSFIKIFSQKNMGLSASRDKGLSEAQGEYVIYWDGDDSVESTMLEVLYNRAKADNSDIVCSQFYIYFLAINVKRKSLLPFPNYPLTGKEAFKNLLFTVYATFGRKNFVVGTLWDKLIRRELILKNNIRQQNVVFEDIVFVMQIFLKASKVSFVNNYFYTNFQRMGSMSSSISVLHKSKLSLNTMETLLKREGIFNECQNLYKKFFLQFYYFISFKQIYIISWNISDKLVYRAYKEKLISVLDEIKGLSEFQDCYEYAKSFGFNEIQILPRIMLKIWNFSSRLYVNFSIFIYKFFIKN
- the pyrH gene encoding UMP kinase, giving the protein MLEIISLGGGVINSNQINIEFIKNFKNFVFKWLLENEKRKIILIVGGGRVAREYQDAYKKINPDFKVHELDEIGIISTRLNAEFLSKVMNPFCKDKIVTNPLKNFSFKGKILIASGWKSGFSTDYIAVKFAEKFNKKDIINITNVNQVYDKDPKKFKNATAFKKLNWKQLQNIVGQKWNPGLNLPFDPIATKLSSKLGLTLYIVNGNNIENLEKVFNKNNDFFGTIIVK
- a CDS encoding CheB methylesterase domain-containing protein; translated protein: MKILVIDIQGLIKQVFVRAFSKDNDVEILNAGFNSLNLINVFLQKFPDLVIIDENTARSNFGNSLNNVLNNISLPVVFIAQNEMLPNFGCLEQSKEKVKLIINKLNFKLTVDLFRSKYLALIKLELKNLGKNKLISSFEVKRIQAPDFSSNSKVELRENNLNDSSIRKSYRVSDVINFAPKNDPDVIIKYQGLINKHKTGKIIVVGSSTGGTEALRIFLRSFKKDSPPIIIVQHMPGGFTKSFAKNLNNEFNIDIKEAEDGDILRPGLVIIANGSYHLIVKYSSGNYFVNLLDGPLVSRHKPSVNVLFRSAAMYAGSNAIGVILTGMGDDGAVCMLEMKKNGAYTIAQDQETSVVFGMPMEAIKIGAVDKILPLSEIADHVLRRS